A portion of the Adhaeribacter radiodurans genome contains these proteins:
- a CDS encoding DUF7948 domain-containing protein — protein sequence MALPARVSNQPVTDKSLQFVQNKNQWPAAVRFAANLPNGRLFLKENGLVYNFVDGSQIPQHHGEQVAIKSSAVPGKAKGHAYQVNFLHAAKSNLQTIGADERPGIRNYYLGKDPKKWASGVKSYGEVTYQSLYPGVNMHLYQKGSHLKYEFLLQPRANPDQIQLQYDGAEVVLLNTGDLQIKTTVTTILERKPIAFQTINGQQREVACRFKLINKVLSFEFPEGYNQDVPLLIDPELIFSSYSGSTADNWGFTATYDNAGNMYSGGITNEVGFPTKMGAYDSTWNGNLDGSDAPDGGWDMAILKFDPAANGEASLVYATYLGGSRADIPSSLVVNTKNELMILGTTSSLDYPITSGVVGPSYKGGGQISPLGEGRGITYSQGSDLVISRLSADGTALLASTFMGGSQNDGLLERTSELTRNYGDQFRSDIITDTADNVYVVSSTASTDFPVKNAFQTSTGGQTDAVIFKIDANLSNVAWSSYLGGSGADAAYSIQLEPTTNTIFICGGTNSSTLPGVSGAYRPVFLGGSADGFVAKISNDGQQLQRVSYLGTNDFDLAYFVQLDGAGDVYLLGQTLGNYPVTRGVYTARSGRQFIQKLNNNLTASIFSTVFGSNDNPVVPNISPTAFLVDDCNRIYVCGWGGGANAPYGNGTTDGLPVTANAYQRTTDGQDFYLMLLSRDAATLEYATFMGGAQGANLSGEHVDGGTSRFDKRGFVYQAVCGGCGANSLFPTTPNVWSNTNQSTTNCNNAAFKFDFNIVQARAGDSESVCANSAPIQLTGFSPAGGVWSGPGVTSEGVFTPSKELIGVQTINYTVANGSCVSTGTKTITVVAVPEATFSNLPPKICLPNSPVTLIPTPAGGTFTGPGITGDVFDPAVAGIGTHTITYTIGNATGCASISTQQVVVGETPVVVAGPDARICSGSSPIQLTGFSPAGGTWSGTGVSSTGLFTPTESMSGTYVLTYTVTANNCTASATKTIIIDPTSAFTQGPDQLVCADSAPFMITDAMPLGGTWSGNGVSPAGLFTPGPQVIGTNVLTYTVTVGACSGISTKTITVVPAPEIKAGAEPTECGTATAIQGYAPFTAKFTNTTTGATGYLWNFGDGTTSTEVSPSHVYTNDGNYQVTLTVYFGDGCQTTREVVSVLTDKNQLIPNIFTPNGDGKNDTFAPRVTCLPTDLKVFNRWGQVVYNQKNYQNTWDGNSLPEGIYYYHLTNSKGNNWKGWVEIVR from the coding sequence TTGGCTCTACCGGCACGGGTAAGCAACCAGCCCGTAACCGATAAAAGCCTGCAATTTGTTCAAAATAAAAACCAGTGGCCAGCGGCTGTACGGTTCGCAGCTAACTTACCAAATGGCCGTCTTTTCCTGAAAGAAAATGGTTTGGTTTATAATTTTGTAGATGGTTCCCAAATACCGCAGCACCACGGCGAGCAGGTGGCAATAAAAAGCAGCGCTGTTCCGGGTAAAGCTAAAGGCCATGCGTACCAAGTAAATTTTTTGCATGCTGCTAAATCAAACCTTCAAACAATAGGTGCCGACGAACGGCCCGGCATCCGAAATTACTATCTGGGAAAAGATCCAAAAAAATGGGCTTCCGGAGTTAAAAGTTACGGCGAGGTAACGTACCAGAGTTTGTATCCTGGGGTAAATATGCACCTGTATCAGAAAGGTAGTCATTTAAAATACGAGTTTCTGCTTCAGCCCCGTGCCAATCCTGACCAGATTCAGCTACAATACGATGGAGCCGAAGTTGTACTGCTAAACACCGGCGACTTGCAAATTAAAACAACTGTTACTACTATTCTGGAACGAAAACCAATCGCTTTCCAAACCATAAATGGTCAGCAACGCGAAGTTGCCTGCCGGTTTAAATTAATTAATAAGGTGCTTTCATTTGAGTTTCCCGAAGGTTATAACCAGGACGTACCTTTACTGATTGATCCGGAGCTAATTTTTTCGTCGTATAGCGGTTCAACAGCCGATAACTGGGGTTTTACCGCTACTTATGATAATGCGGGTAATATGTATTCCGGCGGAATTACGAATGAAGTAGGTTTCCCAACTAAAATGGGCGCTTACGATTCCACGTGGAACGGCAACCTCGATGGCAGCGATGCACCGGATGGAGGCTGGGATATGGCCATTCTTAAATTTGATCCTGCCGCTAATGGAGAGGCCTCGCTGGTGTATGCTACTTATTTAGGAGGTAGCCGGGCAGATATTCCCAGTAGTTTGGTAGTAAACACCAAAAACGAATTAATGATTTTAGGTACTACCAGTTCCTTAGATTACCCAATAACGTCGGGAGTGGTAGGACCTTCGTATAAAGGTGGGGGGCAAATAAGCCCTTTGGGGGAAGGACGAGGTATTACTTACAGCCAGGGCTCCGATTTAGTAATTAGTCGCTTGAGCGCCGATGGCACCGCCTTACTGGCTTCCACGTTTATGGGCGGCTCGCAAAACGATGGCTTGCTGGAACGTACGTCCGAGCTTACCCGTAATTACGGCGATCAGTTCCGGAGCGATATTATCACCGATACGGCTGACAATGTATATGTAGTTTCTTCCACAGCCTCTACTGATTTCCCGGTTAAAAATGCTTTTCAAACCAGTACCGGTGGTCAAACAGATGCTGTTATTTTTAAAATAGATGCTAATTTAAGTAACGTAGCCTGGAGTTCGTACCTGGGTGGTTCCGGAGCCGACGCCGCTTATTCTATTCAACTCGAACCAACAACCAACACTATATTTATTTGCGGCGGTACTAATAGTTCTACTTTACCGGGTGTATCGGGCGCTTACCGGCCAGTTTTTCTGGGAGGCTCCGCCGATGGGTTTGTGGCGAAAATTAGTAATGATGGGCAACAGTTACAACGGGTATCGTATTTGGGTACGAATGATTTTGATCTGGCGTATTTTGTGCAGCTAGATGGCGCTGGGGATGTGTACTTACTAGGTCAAACTTTAGGCAATTACCCGGTTACCCGGGGCGTTTATACTGCGCGTAGTGGCCGCCAGTTTATTCAGAAATTAAATAATAATTTAACTGCTTCCATTTTTTCGACGGTTTTTGGAAGTAACGACAACCCCGTTGTGCCCAATATATCGCCAACGGCTTTTCTGGTGGATGATTGTAATAGAATTTACGTTTGCGGTTGGGGCGGTGGTGCTAACGCACCCTATGGCAATGGCACTACGGATGGTTTACCAGTAACAGCTAATGCTTACCAACGCACCACAGATGGCCAGGACTTTTATTTAATGTTATTATCGCGCGATGCGGCCACCTTAGAATATGCTACATTTATGGGAGGCGCGCAGGGAGCCAACCTTTCCGGCGAACACGTAGACGGTGGTACCAGCCGGTTTGATAAACGGGGTTTTGTATATCAAGCGGTTTGTGGGGGTTGCGGTGCTAATTCTTTGTTTCCGACTACTCCTAACGTATGGTCCAATACCAATCAATCGACTACTAATTGCAATAATGCTGCTTTTAAGTTTGATTTTAACATTGTTCAAGCCCGAGCCGGCGATAGTGAATCAGTATGCGCTAATTCCGCTCCTATTCAATTAACCGGGTTTTCTCCGGCTGGTGGTGTTTGGTCGGGACCAGGCGTAACTTCCGAAGGGGTTTTTACGCCCAGTAAAGAGTTAATTGGGGTGCAAACCATAAACTATACCGTAGCCAATGGTAGCTGCGTTAGTACCGGCACTAAAACCATTACCGTAGTTGCGGTACCCGAAGCTACTTTTAGTAATTTGCCACCCAAAATTTGCTTACCAAATAGCCCTGTTACTTTAATTCCAACACCAGCGGGCGGCACTTTTACCGGACCGGGTATTACCGGCGATGTATTTGACCCAGCCGTGGCAGGTATAGGCACCCACACCATTACGTACACCATAGGTAATGCAACCGGTTGTGCTTCTATTAGTACCCAACAAGTAGTAGTTGGCGAAACACCGGTGGTGGTTGCTGGTCCGGATGCGCGTATTTGTTCTGGCTCTTCTCCCATTCAATTAACTGGTTTTTCCCCGGCGGGAGGCACCTGGTCCGGAACGGGCGTAAGCTCAACGGGGCTTTTTACTCCCACTGAATCTATGTCGGGCACTTACGTGCTTACTTACACCGTTACGGCTAATAATTGTACTGCTTCGGCTACCAAAACTATTATTATTGATCCTACAAGTGCGTTTACTCAAGGACCTGATCAACTAGTTTGTGCCGATAGTGCCCCTTTTATGATTACCGATGCCATGCCACTCGGTGGCACCTGGTCTGGTAATGGAGTTAGTCCTGCTGGCTTATTTACGCCGGGGCCACAAGTAATTGGTACGAATGTACTTACATATACCGTTACAGTAGGGGCTTGCAGCGGCATTAGCACCAAAACAATTACGGTAGTGCCCGCTCCCGAAATAAAAGCCGGTGCAGAACCTACCGAATGCGGTACAGCTACAGCTATTCAAGGCTACGCACCTTTTACGGCCAAATTTACCAATACTACAACGGGCGCTACTGGCTATCTCTGGAACTTTGGCGATGGTACTACTTCTACGGAAGTTTCTCCCAGCCACGTATATACTAACGATGGTAATTATCAGGTAACACTTACTGTTTATTTTGGCGATGGTTGCCAGACTACCCGCGAAGTGGTTTCAGTACTCACCGATAAAAATCAACTTATTCCCAATATTTTTACTCCTAACGGAGACGGTAAAAACGACACTTTTGCGCCGCGCGTTACTTGCTTGCCCACCGATTTAAAAGTATTTAACCGTTGGGGACAGGTGGTATACAACCAAAAGAATTACCAGAATACCTGGGATGGCAACAGCTTACCCGAAGGCATTTACTATTATCATTTAACCAATAGCAAAGGCAATAACTGGAAAGGCTGGGTAGAGATTGTGCGGTAA